In Pongo abelii isolate AG06213 chromosome 5, NHGRI_mPonAbe1-v2.0_pri, whole genome shotgun sequence, a single genomic region encodes these proteins:
- the GPR6 gene encoding G-protein coupled receptor 6 isoform X1, whose amino-acid sequence MTLLAWCTRGANPATMNASAASLNDSQVVVVAAEGAAAAATAAGGPDTGEWGPPAAAALGAGGGANGSLELSSQLSAGPPGLLLPAVNPWDVLLCVSGTVIAGENALVVALIASTPALRTPMFVLVGSLATADLLAGCGLILHFVFQYVVPSETVSLLTVGFLVASFAASVSSLLAITVDRYLSLYNALTYYSRRTLLGVHILLAATWTVSLGLGLLPVLGWNCLAERAACSVVRPLARSHVVLLSAAFFMVFGIMLHLYVRICQVVWRHAHQIALQQHCLAPPHLAATRKGVGTLAVVLGTFGASWLPFAIYCVVGSHEDPAVYTYATLLPATYNSMINPIIYAFRNQEIQRALWLLLCGCFQSKVPFRSRSPSEV is encoded by the exons ATGACACTCCTAGCTTGGTGCACTCGG GGTGCAAATCCGGCCACGATGAACGCGAGCGCCGCCTCGCTCAACGACTCCCAGGTGGTGGTAGTGGCGGCCGAaggagcggcggcggcggccacAGCAGCAGGTGGGCCGGACACGGGCGAATGGGGACCCCCTGCTGCGGCGGCTCTGGGAGCCGGCGGCGGAGCTAATGGGTCTCTGGAGCTGTCCTCGCAGCTGTCGGCTGGGCCACCGGGACTCCTGCTGCCAGCGGTGAATCCGTGGGACGTGCTCCTGTGCGTGTCGGGGACAGTGATCGCTGGAGAAAATGCGTTGGTGGTGGCGCTCATCGCGTCCACCCCGGCGCTGCGCACGCCCATGTTCGTGCTGGTGGGCAGCCTGGCCACCGCTGACCTGTTGGCGGGCTGTGGCCTCATCTTGCACTTTGTGTTCCAGTACGTGGTGCCCTCGGAGACTGTGAGTCTGCTCACGGTGGGCTTCCTGGTGGCCTCCTTCGCCGCCTCTGTCAGCAGCCTGCTGGCCATTACGGTGGACCGCTACCTGTCCCTGTATAACGCGCTCACTTATTACTCGCGCCGGACACTGTTGGGCGTGCACATCCTGCTTGCCGCCACCTGGACCGTGTCCCTAGGCCTGGGGCTGCTGCCCGTGCTGGGCTGGAACTGCCTGGCAGAGCGCGCCGCCTGCAGCGTGGTGCGCCCGCTGGCGCGCAGCCACGTGGTGCTGCTCTCCGCCGCCTTCTTCATGGTCTTCGGCATCATGCTGCACCTGTACGTGCGCATCTGCCAGGTGGTCTGGCGCCACGCACACCAGATCGCGCTGCAGCAACACTGCCTGGCGCCACCCCACCTCGCCGCCACCAGAAAGGGTGTGGGTACACTGGCTGTGGTGCTGGGCACTTTCGGCGCCAGCTGGCTGCCCTTCGCCATCTATTGCGTGGTGGGCAGCCATGAGGACCCGGCGGTCTACACTTACGCCACCCTGCTGCCCGCCACCTACAACTCCATGATCAATCCCATCATCTATGCCTTCCGCAACCAGGAGATCCAGCGCGCCCTGTGGCTCCTGCTCTGTGGCTGTTTCCAGTCCAAAGTGCCCTTTCGTTCCAGGTCCCCCAGCGAGGTCTGA
- the GPR6 gene encoding G-protein coupled receptor 6 isoform X2, whose product MNASAASLNDSQVVVVAAEGAAAAATAAGGPDTGEWGPPAAAALGAGGGANGSLELSSQLSAGPPGLLLPAVNPWDVLLCVSGTVIAGENALVVALIASTPALRTPMFVLVGSLATADLLAGCGLILHFVFQYVVPSETVSLLTVGFLVASFAASVSSLLAITVDRYLSLYNALTYYSRRTLLGVHILLAATWTVSLGLGLLPVLGWNCLAERAACSVVRPLARSHVVLLSAAFFMVFGIMLHLYVRICQVVWRHAHQIALQQHCLAPPHLAATRKGVGTLAVVLGTFGASWLPFAIYCVVGSHEDPAVYTYATLLPATYNSMINPIIYAFRNQEIQRALWLLLCGCFQSKVPFRSRSPSEV is encoded by the coding sequence ATGAACGCGAGCGCCGCCTCGCTCAACGACTCCCAGGTGGTGGTAGTGGCGGCCGAaggagcggcggcggcggccacAGCAGCAGGTGGGCCGGACACGGGCGAATGGGGACCCCCTGCTGCGGCGGCTCTGGGAGCCGGCGGCGGAGCTAATGGGTCTCTGGAGCTGTCCTCGCAGCTGTCGGCTGGGCCACCGGGACTCCTGCTGCCAGCGGTGAATCCGTGGGACGTGCTCCTGTGCGTGTCGGGGACAGTGATCGCTGGAGAAAATGCGTTGGTGGTGGCGCTCATCGCGTCCACCCCGGCGCTGCGCACGCCCATGTTCGTGCTGGTGGGCAGCCTGGCCACCGCTGACCTGTTGGCGGGCTGTGGCCTCATCTTGCACTTTGTGTTCCAGTACGTGGTGCCCTCGGAGACTGTGAGTCTGCTCACGGTGGGCTTCCTGGTGGCCTCCTTCGCCGCCTCTGTCAGCAGCCTGCTGGCCATTACGGTGGACCGCTACCTGTCCCTGTATAACGCGCTCACTTATTACTCGCGCCGGACACTGTTGGGCGTGCACATCCTGCTTGCCGCCACCTGGACCGTGTCCCTAGGCCTGGGGCTGCTGCCCGTGCTGGGCTGGAACTGCCTGGCAGAGCGCGCCGCCTGCAGCGTGGTGCGCCCGCTGGCGCGCAGCCACGTGGTGCTGCTCTCCGCCGCCTTCTTCATGGTCTTCGGCATCATGCTGCACCTGTACGTGCGCATCTGCCAGGTGGTCTGGCGCCACGCACACCAGATCGCGCTGCAGCAACACTGCCTGGCGCCACCCCACCTCGCCGCCACCAGAAAGGGTGTGGGTACACTGGCTGTGGTGCTGGGCACTTTCGGCGCCAGCTGGCTGCCCTTCGCCATCTATTGCGTGGTGGGCAGCCATGAGGACCCGGCGGTCTACACTTACGCCACCCTGCTGCCCGCCACCTACAACTCCATGATCAATCCCATCATCTATGCCTTCCGCAACCAGGAGATCCAGCGCGCCCTGTGGCTCCTGCTCTGTGGCTGTTTCCAGTCCAAAGTGCCCTTTCGTTCCAGGTCCCCCAGCGAGGTCTGA